Proteins encoded by one window of Chryseobacterium foetidum:
- a CDS encoding dialkylrecorsinol condensing enzyme DarA, translated as MQKNILVLYYTQTGQLEDVVKNIAQPFEDKKDEYKVTYYNIQLKKDFPFPWPSDVFFNTFPESYLQIPSEILPPPQEVLNTKFDLILFGYQVWYLTPSIPIISFLKSGFAENIMKGTPIVTISATRNMWMLSQEKLKVYLKNLDAKLVGNIALVDRRDNYTSVLTILRWMTTGQKEKSGILPAAGVSDEEINGAGKYGKIIEKHFSNNDFTNLQPELVKNGAVEIRAFLVRVEKVGNKIFTVWSKLIMKNKEKRPMLIKFFKVYLMAAIWIISPIVLIFHILLAPILWNKRQKQKKYLQGINLK; from the coding sequence ATGCAAAAAAATATACTTGTCTTATACTACACTCAGACCGGACAGCTGGAGGATGTTGTGAAAAATATCGCCCAACCGTTTGAAGATAAAAAAGACGAATATAAAGTAACTTACTACAACATTCAGCTGAAAAAAGATTTTCCTTTTCCGTGGCCGTCTGATGTTTTTTTCAACACCTTTCCGGAATCTTATCTTCAGATTCCGAGTGAAATTCTGCCACCGCCTCAGGAAGTTTTAAATACAAAATTTGACCTCATTCTTTTCGGCTATCAGGTTTGGTATTTAACGCCATCAATTCCTATTATTTCATTTTTAAAGAGTGGATTTGCCGAAAATATCATGAAAGGCACGCCAATTGTTACAATAAGCGCGACCAGAAATATGTGGATGCTTTCACAGGAAAAACTCAAGGTTTATCTGAAAAATTTAGACGCAAAACTGGTCGGGAACATTGCATTGGTAGACAGGAGAGACAATTACACAAGCGTTTTAACGATTCTCCGCTGGATGACAACCGGACAAAAAGAAAAATCCGGAATTCTTCCTGCAGCCGGAGTTTCAGACGAAGAAATCAACGGAGCCGGAAAATACGGGAAGATTATTGAAAAGCATTTCAGTAATAATGATTTTACCAATCTACAACCCGAACTGGTAAAAAACGGAGCCGTAGAAATCAGAGCTTTTCTTGTGAGAGTGGAAAAAGTGGGCAACAAAATCTTCACGGTGTGGTCTAAGCTGATCATGAAGAACAAAGAAAAACGCCCGATGCTGATTAAGTTCTTTAAAGTATATTTAATGGCAGCAATCTGGATCATTTCACCCATTGTTTTGATTTTTCATATATTGCTTGCACCTATTTTATGGAACAAGAGACAAAAACAGAAAAAATATTTACAAGGAATTAATTTAAAATAG
- a CDS encoding beta-ketoacyl-ACP synthase III, with protein MYDVFITKASTYLPNEPVSNDEMESYLGLVNNTPSKARALILRNNKITTRYYALDKNGKPTHTNAQITANAVEGLFDGHFKKEDMELLSCGTTSADQIQPSHASMVHGELNIGKSVEINTSTGLCNSGMNAFNYAFLNVKAGVKNNAVCVGSERFSAWMTADKFNHEAENLKLLEEKPIVAFKREFLRWMLSDGAGAFLLENKPRENEISLRVEWMDFYSYAHEIEACMYSGCEKQEDGSLKSWAEYPAEEWLNQSIFALKQDTKLLDKYILVKGAESLRASFTKHDLDPDSIDHVLAHISSGYFKEGLKEEFAKVGLDFPWEKWFYNLSEVGNIGAGSIFIAVEQLMNSGKLKKGERIMLCIPESGRFAYSCCLLTVC; from the coding sequence ATGTACGACGTATTCATAACAAAAGCTTCAACATACTTGCCAAATGAGCCGGTTTCTAATGATGAAATGGAAAGCTATCTTGGCTTAGTCAACAATACTCCTTCTAAGGCGAGAGCTTTAATTCTGAGGAATAATAAAATTACAACCAGATATTATGCTTTAGACAAAAACGGAAAACCTACACATACGAATGCGCAAATTACTGCAAATGCTGTGGAAGGGCTTTTTGACGGGCATTTCAAAAAAGAAGATATGGAGCTGCTTTCCTGTGGAACCACTTCGGCAGATCAGATTCAGCCTTCTCACGCTTCTATGGTGCATGGAGAATTGAATATAGGAAAATCTGTTGAAATCAATACTTCGACAGGTCTGTGCAATTCCGGAATGAATGCTTTCAACTACGCTTTTCTTAATGTGAAAGCCGGTGTAAAAAACAATGCTGTCTGTGTAGGTTCTGAAAGATTTTCTGCATGGATGACAGCCGATAAATTCAATCACGAGGCAGAAAACCTTAAACTTCTGGAAGAAAAACCCATCGTTGCTTTTAAAAGAGAATTTTTAAGATGGATGCTTTCAGACGGTGCCGGAGCTTTTCTATTGGAAAACAAACCGAGAGAAAACGAAATTTCATTAAGAGTTGAGTGGATGGATTTCTATTCTTATGCGCACGAAATCGAAGCCTGTATGTACTCTGGTTGCGAAAAGCAGGAAGACGGAAGCCTGAAATCATGGGCAGAATATCCTGCTGAAGAATGGCTGAACCAGTCTATTTTTGCCTTAAAACAAGATACAAAACTTTTAGATAAATATATTTTAGTAAAAGGTGCTGAAAGTTTAAGAGCATCATTTACCAAACACGACCTAGACCCTGATTCTATTGATCACGTTCTGGCACACATTTCATCAGGCTATTTTAAAGAAGGTCTGAAGGAAGAATTTGCAAAAGTTGGTCTTGATTTCCCTTGGGAAAAATGGTTTTACAACCTTTCTGAAGTTGGAAACATCGGAGCAGGATCTATTTTTATTGCTGTAGAACAGCTTATGAATTCTGGTAAACTGAAAAAAGGCGAGAGAATCATGCTTTGTATCCCTGAAAGTGGAAGATTTGCTTACTCATGTTGCCTGCTAACGGTATGCTAA
- a CDS encoding ABC transporter permease, with protein sequence MNLKEENLINIHHFLPHRAPMLMTDYILELTPEKVVTSFEIKSDNIFLENNHFVEAGLIEHSAQTSSSILGQSFFKGPDVETKVIGFITNIKKIEIFDLPAIGDTIISKATLISQYENICQIFCETFLGEKLLIRTEISLFIQEVES encoded by the coding sequence ATGAATTTAAAAGAAGAAAACCTCATCAACATTCATCATTTTCTGCCTCATCGTGCACCAATGCTGATGACGGATTATATTCTGGAACTTACTCCGGAAAAGGTGGTGACTTCTTTTGAGATTAAATCCGACAATATTTTTCTTGAAAACAATCATTTTGTGGAAGCAGGTTTGATTGAACATTCTGCGCAGACTTCTTCTTCAATTCTTGGTCAAAGCTTTTTTAAAGGTCCTGATGTAGAAACAAAAGTGATTGGTTTTATTACCAATATCAAAAAAATTGAAATCTTTGATTTGCCGGCTATTGGTGATACCATTATTTCCAAGGCGACTTTGATTTCTCAATACGAAAACATCTGCCAGATTTTCTGTGAAACTTTTCTGGGTGAAAAACTGCTGATTCGTACGGAGATTTCTTTGTTTATTCAGGAAGTAGAATCATAA
- a CDS encoding BtrH N-terminal domain-containing protein codes for MKINFEHHQTAHCENGVASNLLLNKGLKLSEPMIFGIGSGLFFVYLPFLKVNFAPGFSYRPMPGAIFSKAAKRLGIKIKRIKFSNPKEAQAALEKNLEQNIPTGLQVGVFNLTYFPEEYKFHFNAHNLVVYGKENGKFLISDPVMDFATTLTEAELEKVRYAKGALAPKGHMYFPTHIPENVHLEEAIKKGIKDTCKNMLAPVPLIGVKAMRWVAKSIPKWTEKKGTKVTNHYLGQLIRMQEEIGTGGGGFRFIYGAFLQEASVILKNDELKELSKEITAIGDLWRDFAVDIARVYKNRNSKSDIYNQLSKSMLHIADLEEAFYKKLRKAI; via the coding sequence ATGAAGATCAACTTTGAACACCACCAGACAGCCCACTGCGAAAACGGTGTTGCCTCCAACTTACTTTTAAATAAAGGACTAAAACTCAGCGAACCCATGATTTTCGGAATCGGTTCAGGATTGTTTTTCGTGTATCTGCCTTTTCTAAAAGTGAATTTTGCGCCGGGTTTCAGCTACCGTCCGATGCCGGGAGCTATTTTCAGCAAGGCCGCAAAACGATTAGGAATTAAAATCAAAAGAATAAAATTTTCAAATCCTAAAGAGGCTCAGGCAGCTTTGGAGAAAAATTTAGAACAAAATATACCGACAGGTTTACAGGTAGGCGTTTTCAACCTGACTTATTTTCCTGAAGAATATAAATTCCATTTCAACGCACACAATCTCGTAGTTTATGGAAAAGAAAACGGTAAATTCCTCATCAGCGACCCTGTAATGGATTTTGCAACCACTTTGACCGAAGCTGAGCTTGAAAAAGTTCGTTACGCAAAAGGTGCACTCGCTCCAAAAGGCCACATGTATTTCCCAACACACATTCCGGAAAATGTACATCTGGAAGAAGCCATCAAAAAAGGAATCAAAGACACCTGTAAAAACATGCTCGCTCCCGTTCCATTAATTGGTGTAAAAGCAATGCGTTGGGTGGCGAAAAGCATCCCGAAATGGACTGAGAAAAAAGGAACAAAAGTAACCAATCATTACCTTGGACAATTGATCAGAATGCAGGAAGAAATCGGAACCGGCGGTGGCGGATTCAGATTTATTTACGGTGCTTTTTTACAGGAGGCGTCTGTTATTCTTAAAAATGACGAGTTGAAAGAATTATCCAAAGAAATTACCGCTATTGGTGACCTTTGGAGAGATTTTGCCGTGGATATTGCACGAGTTTACAAAAACAGAAATTCGAAAAGCGATATTTACAATCAGCTTTCAAAATCGATGTTGCATATTGCTGATTTGGAGGAGGCTTTTTATAAGAAACTGAGGAAGGCGATTTAA
- a CDS encoding DUF2683 family protein, which translates to MTTFSFKIDSSESKKIKAILKALGVTELKIKEEEIPSKKFAEKVERARKEYSEGKTVAVNTKNIWEGIK; encoded by the coding sequence ATGACAACATTCAGTTTCAAAATAGATTCCAGCGAGAGTAAAAAAATCAAAGCTATTCTCAAAGCTTTGGGCGTTACCGAATTGAAAATCAAAGAAGAAGAAATTCCTTCTAAAAAGTTTGCTGAAAAAGTAGAAAGAGCCAGAAAGGAATATTCTGAAGGAAAAACGGTTGCCGTAAATACAAAAAATATATGGGAAGGTATCAAATAG
- a CDS encoding type II toxin-antitoxin system YoeB family toxin gives MEIFFTEIEEHPRTGTGLPEQLKYFEGEIWSRRINKKDRFVYEIYEEDKNVIVVSSLGHYSDN, from the coding sequence GTGGAAATTTTCTTCACCGAAATCGAAGAACATCCCAGAACCGGCACAGGTTTACCAGAGCAATTAAAATACTTTGAAGGAGAAATCTGGAGCAGAAGGATTAATAAAAAAGACAGATTTGTTTATGAAATTTATGAAGAAGATAAAAATGTCATTGTTGTAAGTTCCTTGGGACATTACAGCGACAACTAA
- a CDS encoding ABC transporter ATP-binding protein, producing MSNPIIEIKNLYKKYKNSEDFSVNDISLNIDKNEIYGILGPNGAGKTTLISMLSGLIKPTSGSFTINGLSPKKDNSKIKQIIGVVPQEYALYPTLTAKENLLFFGSLYGLKKDYLHKAIDEALELMGLTKFANKKVDQFSGGMKRRCNLIAGTLHNPKVLFLDEPTVGVDVQSKKAIIDYLLDLNKKGTCIIYTSHHLSEAEEFCTKIAIIDHGKIHATGTPQELVEKVANAENLEDVFISLTGKELRDVV from the coding sequence ATGTCAAACCCCATCATCGAAATAAAAAACCTCTACAAGAAATACAAAAACTCGGAAGACTTTTCGGTTAATGATATTTCTTTGAATATCGATAAAAACGAAATCTATGGAATTCTCGGCCCGAACGGAGCAGGAAAAACCACGTTGATTTCTATGCTTTCAGGGTTAATTAAACCAACCTCAGGAAGTTTTACCATCAATGGATTGTCACCTAAAAAAGATAATTCAAAAATCAAACAAATCATCGGCGTTGTCCCCCAAGAATATGCGCTTTACCCGACTTTGACGGCGAAAGAAAACCTTTTGTTCTTCGGAAGTTTGTATGGTTTGAAGAAAGATTATCTCCACAAAGCCATCGATGAAGCTTTGGAATTAATGGGTTTAACTAAATTTGCCAACAAAAAAGTGGACCAGTTTTCAGGCGGAATGAAACGCCGTTGCAACCTGATTGCCGGTACACTTCACAATCCGAAAGTTCTGTTTCTGGATGAGCCGACGGTTGGAGTTGACGTTCAATCGAAAAAAGCGATCATCGATTATCTTTTAGATTTAAATAAAAAAGGTACGTGCATTATTTATACTTCGCACCATTTATCGGAAGCAGAAGAATTCTGTACAAAAATCGCCATCATCGACCACGGAAAAATCCACGCAACAGGAACACCGCAGGAATTGGTGGAAAAAGTTGCCAATGCCGAAAACCTTGAAGATGTTTTCATTTCATTAACCGGAAAAGAATTGAGAGATGTTGTATAA
- a CDS encoding ABC transporter permease, whose translation MLYKLWRSFIKEIQLLKRDSGGIVIIFLMPLLLIITITLIQDSTFKNLEGSKIPIIFIDNDKSEVSTVIKKELETSKTFELVTDYNEKSAEKAVFTGDYQMAIVIPENLTKDLNSNIDSKVQTVVSSFGLETDSTATKAVASKTKDIHLYFDPATNAGFKNSVMNAINKMVFEIENKKIYKAFQDQLGTTEDLENKSLITFKEITPNKGDKELMPNSVQHNVPAWALFAIFFIVVPLSINLVKEKSQGTSVRVRVSPTPYYIHILGKTFTYLIICVIQFLLMVAVGIWLFPLMDLPQFDVSGKMFHLLIVTLFAGLAAIGFGVLIGTMSNTQEQSAPFGATSVVVLAAIGGIWVPVFLMPEFMQKIAQFSPMNWGLNAYYDIILRNSGIGEIAKELIFLFLFYIAMVTISLLYDRKQNSV comes from the coding sequence ATGTTGTATAAATTGTGGAGAAGTTTCATCAAGGAAATTCAGTTATTGAAGCGTGATTCGGGCGGAATTGTCATCATTTTCCTGATGCCGTTGCTGTTGATTATTACCATCACTTTAATTCAGGATTCGACATTCAAAAATCTGGAAGGCTCAAAAATCCCGATTATTTTTATTGATAACGACAAATCTGAAGTTTCCACAGTCATCAAAAAAGAACTGGAAACCAGCAAAACATTTGAGCTCGTCACAGATTACAATGAAAAATCGGCTGAGAAAGCGGTGTTCACGGGAGATTATCAAATGGCAATCGTCATTCCGGAAAATTTAACGAAAGATTTAAATTCGAATATTGATTCTAAAGTTCAGACCGTCGTAAGTTCGTTTGGCTTAGAAACCGATTCGACAGCGACAAAAGCTGTAGCTTCAAAAACGAAAGACATTCATCTTTATTTCGACCCAGCAACCAACGCTGGTTTCAAAAATTCTGTGATGAACGCCATCAACAAAATGGTTTTTGAAATCGAAAATAAAAAAATCTACAAAGCCTTCCAGGACCAACTCGGAACGACGGAAGACCTTGAAAATAAAAGCCTGATTACCTTCAAAGAAATCACCCCGAACAAAGGCGACAAAGAACTGATGCCAAATTCCGTTCAGCACAATGTTCCCGCTTGGGCATTGTTTGCAATCTTTTTTATTGTGGTGCCATTATCTATAAATTTAGTCAAAGAAAAAAGTCAGGGAACGAGCGTGAGAGTCCGCGTGAGTCCGACGCCCTATTACATTCATATTTTAGGAAAAACATTCACGTATCTCATCATCTGCGTCATCCAGTTTTTGCTGATGGTTGCGGTGGGAATCTGGCTTTTTCCGCTGATGGATTTGCCACAGTTTGATGTTTCCGGAAAAATGTTCCACCTTCTGATTGTAACTCTTTTTGCAGGATTGGCAGCGATTGGATTTGGGGTTTTAATTGGAACGATGTCTAATACTCAGGAACAGTCGGCGCCGTTTGGAGCAACTTCCGTAGTTGTTTTGGCGGCAATTGGCGGAATTTGGGTTCCGGTTTTTTTAATGCCCGAATTTATGCAGAAAATAGCGCAGTTTTCCCCGATGAACTGGGGACTAAACGCATATTACGATATTATTTTAAGAAACAGCGGCATTGGCGAAATTGCCAAAGAACTGATTTTCCTATTTTTATTTTATATTGCGATGGTAACGATTTCTTTATTGTATGATAGGAAACAGAACAGTGTTTGA
- a CDS encoding GxxExxY protein, protein MNENEISKIVFDAGLKVHRQLGAGLLESAYEECLHFELKKTGLLIEKQKPMPLIYEDIKLDIGYRLDFLIERKVVVEIKSVESLNDIHIAQILTYLKLSNCKLGLLINFNSVLFKNGVKRLINGNI, encoded by the coding sequence ATGAATGAAAATGAGATTTCAAAAATTGTATTTGATGCAGGATTGAAAGTTCATCGTCAGCTGGGAGCAGGACTTTTGGAAAGTGCTTATGAAGAATGTCTGCACTTTGAGCTGAAGAAAACAGGATTACTGATAGAAAAACAGAAACCAATGCCTTTAATTTATGAAGATATAAAATTGGACATTGGTTACAGACTCGATTTTTTAATTGAAAGAAAAGTTGTTGTTGAAATAAAATCTGTAGAATCATTGAATGACATTCATATTGCTCAAATCTTAACCTACTTGAAACTAAGCAACTGTAAATTGGGTTTACTAATTAATTTTAACTCGGTTTTATTTAAAAATGGTGTCAAGAGATTAATCAACGGAAACATTTGA
- a CDS encoding acyl-CoA thioesterase, producing MQSKNLTCTEEVRVRFNETDPLGIVWHGHYIVYFEDGREAFGRQHGLTYLDIQKAGFTTPIVKSTCEHFLPLKYGETFNIVTTFVNSVSAKLIYKYEIFNQQNQLVCSGETIQVFLDSENNLCLYNPEFFQVWKDKMEL from the coding sequence ATGCAGTCTAAAAATTTAACCTGTACCGAAGAAGTACGCGTCCGCTTCAACGAGACCGACCCGCTGGGAATCGTGTGGCACGGCCATTACATCGTCTATTTTGAGGATGGAAGAGAAGCTTTCGGAAGACAGCACGGTTTGACCTATCTCGATATTCAGAAAGCCGGATTTACCACGCCGATTGTGAAAAGCACGTGTGAACATTTTCTGCCTTTAAAATATGGAGAAACATTCAATATTGTAACGACTTTCGTGAATTCTGTTTCGGCGAAACTGATTTACAAATACGAGATTTTTAATCAGCAAAATCAATTGGTTTGCAGCGGAGAAACCATTCAGGTTTTTCTGGATTCTGAAAATAATTTATGCCTCTACAATCCCGAGTTTTTTCAGGTCTGGAAAGATAAAATGGAATTGTAG
- a CDS encoding beta-ketoacyl synthase N-terminal-like domain-containing protein has protein sequence MNKEIYITDYNCVTPLGFDVESNWKTLLEGKSGVALHKVIDSHEAFFVSKIDSEKLEEEFRKLFYSAQSDNQNFTRLEKMFLLSLKPLVERYQISDETAFILSTTKGNISLLKNENTLPEGVYLSKLAQKLADFLGFKTKPIVVSNACVSGVMAISVAKNMIQAGKFKDAFVVAGDEISEFVISGFNSFQAIESEPCKPYDKNRNGINLGEATASVYITSELNQNEKFKFKVLGDSAINDANHISGPSRTGDGLFASIQNAMKEAKVSSEQIDFISAHGTATLYNDEMEAIAFNRMNLQNVPLNSMKGFYGHCLGASGLLESIISMESALKNTLIPSKNFKEMGVSQDLNIIKENQPAEIKYILKTASGFGGCNAAIVLEKNV, from the coding sequence ATGAACAAAGAAATTTACATTACAGATTACAACTGCGTCACACCTTTGGGTTTTGACGTAGAATCAAACTGGAAAACACTTCTGGAAGGAAAATCTGGTGTGGCTTTACATAAAGTCATCGACAGTCACGAAGCTTTTTTTGTTTCTAAAATTGATTCTGAAAAACTAGAAGAAGAATTTAGAAAACTCTTCTACTCCGCTCAGAGTGACAATCAAAATTTCACAAGACTTGAAAAAATGTTTTTGTTGAGTTTAAAACCTTTAGTAGAAAGATATCAGATTTCAGATGAAACGGCTTTTATTCTTTCAACAACGAAAGGAAATATCAGTTTATTAAAAAACGAAAACACTTTACCGGAAGGCGTTTACCTTTCAAAATTAGCTCAGAAACTCGCCGATTTTTTAGGATTTAAAACAAAACCGATTGTCGTTTCCAACGCCTGTGTTTCCGGAGTGATGGCAATTTCAGTGGCGAAAAATATGATTCAGGCAGGAAAATTTAAAGATGCTTTTGTCGTTGCCGGAGACGAGATTTCTGAATTTGTGATTTCGGGTTTCAATTCTTTTCAGGCAATCGAAAGTGAACCTTGCAAACCTTATGACAAAAACCGAAACGGAATTAATCTGGGTGAAGCAACAGCTAGTGTTTACATAACTTCAGAATTAAATCAGAACGAAAAATTCAAGTTTAAAGTTCTGGGCGACTCCGCAATCAACGATGCCAATCATATTTCCGGACCATCAAGAACCGGCGACGGATTATTTGCCAGCATTCAAAATGCAATGAAAGAAGCGAAAGTTTCTTCAGAACAAATCGATTTTATTTCCGCTCACGGAACGGCAACCCTTTACAACGACGAGATGGAAGCCATCGCCTTCAACCGAATGAATTTGCAAAATGTTCCCCTCAACAGTATGAAAGGTTTTTACGGACATTGTCTCGGAGCGTCAGGACTTTTGGAAAGCATTATTTCTATGGAATCTGCTTTGAAAAATACTTTAATTCCATCTAAAAACTTTAAAGAAATGGGCGTTTCTCAGGATTTGAACATTATTAAAGAAAATCAACCTGCAGAAATTAAATATATTTTGAAAACAGCTTCCGGTTTTGGAGGATGTAATGCAGCGATAGTTTTGGAGAAAAACGTTTAG